The Zingiber officinale cultivar Zhangliang chromosome 9A, Zo_v1.1, whole genome shotgun sequence genome window below encodes:
- the LOC122021903 gene encoding uncharacterized protein LOC122021903 isoform X2: protein MKGRSQLPQAEPPVDWGDGSWTVDCSCGITFNDGEEMVSCDECGVWVHTRCSRYVGGEASFACHNCKAAFRLLRSARNLEAADEEEETEVARLLVELPTKTDACPPPPPALPPQSHASGAATHRPRFCGQIPLEERVYVHGVPVGKPSLFGDFSTLFTSQLWKCTSYLPKSFNFRYKEFPCWEEDEKEEKKEEATHKYGEEVENPANRGADVLFSLSKEIFPYVPVKKFDSAMKLEERKIPTGSRSLSCRNKDRSKVRTFGQVKLAKKRREEPREAKNWSGKKKARSIADKIAGENKRRGSIHFPGTKIYEFYEDKDLQVEEACNPDPKSVDENVEISLEPSSSGEPKHLQTNSNTGISCEGNMFGAQAKVENLDQLENSSKIYLTSPCAVTDVTTFSIDESFGSYG from the exons ATGAAGGGGCGGTCTCAGCTGCCCCAGGCGGAGCCTCCGGTCGACTGGGGCGACGGTTCCTGGACCGTGGACTGCTCCTGCGGTATCACGTTCAATGATGGAGAAGAGATGGTGAGCTGCGACGAGTGCGGAGTCTGGGTGCACACCCGCTGCTCCCGATACGTCGGCGGCGAAGCCTCCTTCGCTTGCCACAACTGCAAGGCGGCCTTCCGTTTGCTCCGCTCCGCTCGTAACCTGGAAGCCGCCGACGAGGAGGAGGAGACCGAGGTCGCTCGTCTCCTCGTCGAGCTCCCTACCAAGACGGACGCCTGCCCTCCTCCCCCACCCGCGCTCCCGCCTCAGTCCCACGCCTCCGGAGCCGCCACCCACCGGCCACGCTTTTGTGGGCAAATCCCCCTCGAGGAGCGCGTCTATGTGCACGGAGTTCCTGTCGGGAAGCCCAGTTTGTTTGGGGATTTTTCGACGCTTTTCACGTCTCAGCTCTGGAAGTGCACCAGCTACTTGCCCAAAAGCTTCAATTTCAGATACAAGGAGTTCCCTTGCTGGGAGGAGGATGAGAAAGAGGAGAAAAAAGAGGAGGCAACTCATAAATATGGAGAGGAGGTTGAGAACCCAGCCAACAGAGGCGCCGATGTGCTGTTCTCCCTCTCCAAGGAAATTTTTCCTTACGTCCCAGTGAAGAAATTTGATTCGGCTATGAAACTTGAAGAAAGAAAAATCCCCACAGGCAGCCGCTCTCTTAGCTGCAGAAATAAAGATAGGAGCAAGGTTAGGACATTTGGGCAGGTGAAACTTGCTAAGAAGAGGAGGGAGGAGCCAAGAGAAGCAAAGAATTGGAGCGGGAAGAAGAAAGCACGAAGTATTGCTGACAAAATCGCTGGTGAAAATAAGAGGCGAG GTTCTATTCATTTCCCTGGGACAAAGATATACGAATTTTATGAGGACAAGGATCTCCAAGTTGAAGAGGCATGCAATCCTGATCCTAAAAGTGTGGATGAAAATGTAGAAATATCCTTGGAACCCAGTAGTTCTGGTGAGCCTAAGCACCTACAAACTAATAGTAATACAGGGATATCATGCGAAGGTAACATGTTTGGAGCACAAGCTAAGGTTGAGAATCTTGATCAGCTGGAAAATTCTTCTAAAATATATCTCACCTCCCCATGTGCTGTAACTGACGTCACAACATTTAGTATTGATGAG